In Flavobacterium gelatinilyticum, a genomic segment contains:
- a CDS encoding L,D-transpeptidase family protein yields MRNFTFLSVIIAGSFLMFSFKSAKTDKLKNEIPEFENVASSNVFSFGTITAEEINSFFKKYPKLKMYQKDVEELYKKKEYNLIWYDDKNVSEFGALLYHKVKRLGEQGIKAEMPYNELVDDVFNENVSNKLPKTDTELLLSNMYVFYASNVYSGVDAQTLKKIGWFLPAKTVSYDRILDSLMQDPDRLNKDENLLFSQYYKLQDVLKRYRNIEKKGLWKKIDIDADTYKELRPFDSGTIVKQIRERLFVVGDLKEDSKNQIYDEEMMAAVLKYKKRYGLKLNYTFTKEQIDQMNEPISKRIRTIMLNMERCRWIPTELANASEYVMVNIPSFRLIYLKNGKYDLVSDVFVGTRMTETVIFSGKIDRIVFSPYWYVPASIIQNELKLKIAEDKNYLADHNMEWNGGHVRQKPGPQNSLGLVKFMFPNPNDIYLHDTPAKSLFDFEKRIFSHGCINVREAKQLAIEMLKDDPDWPIDKINNAMSGEKETTCMLKRKIPIYIGYFTAWVNDDGEIGFYPDVYDRDPSLDKLLYSDSVTMN; encoded by the coding sequence ATGCGAAATTTTACTTTCTTATCTGTTATTATTGCCGGTAGTTTTTTAATGTTTTCTTTTAAATCAGCCAAAACTGATAAACTAAAAAATGAAATTCCGGAATTTGAAAATGTTGCTTCTTCAAATGTATTTTCTTTCGGTACCATTACTGCAGAAGAAATAAACAGTTTTTTTAAGAAATATCCCAAACTCAAAATGTATCAAAAAGATGTTGAAGAACTTTATAAAAAGAAAGAATACAACCTGATCTGGTACGATGACAAAAATGTCAGCGAATTTGGGGCATTATTATATCATAAAGTAAAGCGTCTGGGTGAGCAGGGTATAAAAGCCGAGATGCCTTATAATGAACTGGTTGATGATGTTTTTAATGAAAATGTATCCAATAAACTGCCTAAAACCGATACCGAACTTTTATTGTCGAATATGTATGTGTTTTATGCCAGCAATGTATACTCAGGTGTTGATGCACAGACTTTAAAAAAAATAGGCTGGTTTCTGCCGGCCAAAACGGTTTCGTACGACAGAATTTTAGATTCGTTAATGCAGGATCCGGACCGATTAAATAAAGATGAAAACCTTCTTTTCAGTCAATATTATAAACTTCAGGATGTATTAAAAAGATACCGAAATATCGAGAAAAAAGGACTTTGGAAAAAAATTGATATTGATGCCGATACCTACAAAGAACTCAGGCCTTTTGACAGCGGTACTATTGTAAAACAAATACGCGAACGTTTGTTTGTGGTGGGCGATTTAAAAGAAGATTCTAAAAATCAAATCTATGATGAAGAAATGATGGCCGCCGTTTTAAAGTACAAAAAACGATACGGTCTGAAACTGAATTATACTTTCACCAAAGAACAAATCGATCAGATGAATGAGCCAATTTCAAAAAGAATCAGAACGATTATGCTGAATATGGAAAGATGCCGCTGGATTCCGACTGAACTCGCTAATGCAAGCGAATATGTGATGGTAAATATCCCGTCTTTCAGGCTGATTTACCTAAAGAACGGAAAATACGATCTGGTCTCGGATGTTTTTGTGGGAACCCGAATGACTGAAACCGTAATCTTTAGTGGAAAAATCGACCGGATTGTTTTCAGTCCGTACTGGTATGTTCCGGCAAGTATTATCCAGAATGAACTGAAACTGAAAATTGCCGAAGATAAAAACTATCTTGCCGATCATAATATGGAATGGAACGGAGGACATGTACGCCAGAAACCGGGACCTCAAAACTCATTAGGACTGGTGAAATTTATGTTCCCGAACCCAAACGATATTTATCTGCACGATACACCGGCAAAGAGTTTGTTTGATTTTGAGAAACGTATTTTCAGCCATGGCTGTATTAATGTAAGAGAGGCTAAACAACTGGCAATAGAAATGTTAAAAGATGATCCCGACTGGCCGATTGATAAAATTAATAATGCCATGAGCGGCGAAAAGGAAACAACCTGTATGCTGAAAAGAAAAATTCCGATTTACATAGGATATTTTACAGCCTGGGTAAACGATGACGGCGAAATTGGTTTTTATCCCGATGTTTATGACCGTGATCCTAGCCTGGACAAACTCCTGTATTCGGATTCAGTTACGATGAATTAA
- a CDS encoding Mrp/NBP35 family ATP-binding protein has translation MKLDRKEILKALETITIAGEGKNMVESGAVANVLTFGDEVVVDLVLHTPAMHIKKRAEDDIKKTIHDLISPEAKIKVNIKVETPEKAEIKGRAIPGIKNIIAVASGKGGVGKSTVTANLAVTLAKMGFKVGVLDADIYGPSMPIMFDVENEKPVSITVDGKSKMKPIESYEIKMLSIGFFTAPSQAVIWRGPMAAKALNQMIFDADWGELDFMLLDLPPGTGDIHLSIMQSLPITGAVVVSTPQAVALADAKKGVSMFMQDNINVPVLGIIENMAYFTPEELPNNKYYIFGQEGAKNLAADLDVPFLGEVPIVQSIREAGDYGRPAALQTASPIEGVFEEITRNVVQEVVNRNESLPATEAIKITTMAGCSAVKKN, from the coding sequence ATGAAATTAGATAGAAAAGAAATTCTAAAGGCTTTAGAAACCATTACTATAGCCGGGGAAGGGAAAAACATGGTTGAAAGCGGTGCAGTTGCTAACGTACTGACTTTTGGCGACGAAGTGGTAGTCGATTTAGTATTACACACGCCGGCCATGCATATCAAAAAAAGAGCAGAAGATGATATTAAAAAAACCATTCATGATTTAATATCTCCTGAAGCTAAAATTAAAGTAAACATTAAAGTTGAAACGCCTGAGAAAGCCGAAATTAAAGGACGTGCTATTCCGGGAATTAAAAATATTATTGCTGTTGCCTCTGGAAAAGGAGGGGTTGGAAAATCTACTGTTACAGCAAACTTAGCCGTTACGCTTGCAAAAATGGGCTTTAAAGTAGGAGTTCTGGATGCTGATATTTACGGTCCTTCAATGCCTATTATGTTTGATGTTGAAAACGAAAAACCGGTTTCGATAACAGTTGACGGAAAATCTAAAATGAAACCAATTGAGAGCTACGAGATCAAAATGCTTTCTATTGGATTTTTTACTGCACCAAGCCAGGCTGTAATCTGGAGAGGTCCTATGGCCGCTAAAGCCTTAAATCAGATGATTTTTGATGCAGACTGGGGCGAACTGGATTTCATGCTTCTTGATTTACCTCCTGGAACAGGTGATATTCACCTTTCTATCATGCAGTCACTTCCTATTACAGGAGCGGTTGTAGTAAGTACACCACAGGCTGTTGCACTTGCCGATGCTAAAAAAGGAGTTTCGATGTTTATGCAGGACAATATCAATGTTCCGGTTTTAGGAATTATTGAGAACATGGCTTATTTTACTCCGGAAGAACTGCCAAATAACAAATATTATATTTTTGGACAGGAAGGTGCAAAAAACCTTGCTGCTGACTTAGATGTACCGTTTTTAGGTGAAGTGCCTATTGTACAGTCAATTCGTGAAGCGGGTGACTACGGACGTCCTGCAGCTTTGCAGACTGCATCGCCAATTGAAGGTGTTTTTGAAGAAATTACACGTAACGTAGTTCAGGAAGTGGTAAACAGAAACGAAAGTCTTCCTGCTACCGAAGCAATTAAAATTACAACAATGGCAGGATGTTCTGCTGTAAAAAAGAATTAG
- a CDS encoding NifU family protein has translation MTTEELTNNVLLALDEIRPFLKSDGGDITLISIDDDKHVKVRLEGACISCSVNQMTLKAGVETTIKKYAPQIETVVNIM, from the coding sequence ATGACAACAGAAGAATTAACAAATAATGTTTTATTGGCCTTAGACGAGATCAGGCCATTTTTAAAGTCCGATGGCGGAGATATTACATTAATCTCTATAGATGATGATAAACACGTTAAAGTACGTCTTGAAGGTGCCTGTATAAGCTGCAGTGTAAACCAGATGACGCTTAAAGCGGGTGTTGAAACTACAATAAAAAAATATGCGCCGCAAATTGAAACTGTAGTAAACATAATGTAA
- a CDS encoding 2Fe-2S iron-sulfur cluster-binding protein yields MDVLIKIKDREGVIHELQAPTDMAMNIMELCKAYELPVEGTCGGMAMCASCQCYVLNDVALPEMGDEEEAMLSEAFYVKSNSRLGCQIPITEDLEGLELELAPEY; encoded by the coding sequence ATGGATGTATTAATAAAGATTAAAGATCGAGAAGGAGTTATACACGAGTTACAGGCTCCGACCGATATGGCAATGAACATAATGGAGTTATGCAAAGCATACGAACTTCCTGTTGAAGGAACGTGCGGCGGAATGGCAATGTGCGCTTCCTGCCAGTGTTATGTTTTAAATGATGTCGCATTACCGGAAATGGGCGATGAAGAAGAAGCTATGCTGTCGGAAGCATTTTATGTTAAATCGAACAGTCGTTTAGGCTGCCAGATACCAATTACAGAAGATTTAGAAGGTCTTGAGTTAGAATTAGCTCCGGAATATTAA
- a CDS encoding SMI1/KNR4 family protein, whose product MAFPVDIKYVQETEEELGLKFSPLFKEKMIEENGGEAQTEDYDWNLYPFFDKSDKKRISRTCNHIILETKQAKEWGHFPLNAIAVGGNGCGDQLILLPCENNKILGDTVYFWCHETGEVQKAADNIQKLI is encoded by the coding sequence ATGGCATTTCCAGTCGATATAAAATATGTACAAGAAACAGAAGAAGAGCTAGGGTTAAAATTTTCTCCTTTGTTTAAAGAAAAAATGATAGAAGAAAATGGAGGAGAAGCTCAAACAGAAGATTATGATTGGAATCTTTATCCGTTTTTTGATAAGAGTGATAAAAAGAGAATAAGCAGAACCTGCAATCACATTATTTTAGAAACAAAACAAGCTAAAGAATGGGGTCATTTTCCTTTAAATGCGATTGCTGTTGGAGGAAATGGGTGTGGAGATCAATTGATTCTTCTTCCTTGTGAAAACAATAAAATTCTAGGTGATACTGTTTATTTCTGGTGTCATGAAACTGGAGAAGTACAGAAGGCTGCAGACAATATCCAGAAATTAATTTGA
- a CDS encoding SMI1/KNR4 family protein: MNFDNYKIIPNYKTHKTDLFTADEEDILACEKTLNVTFDEDYKEYVLTYGSGILGGTYVRMFLPETIILTLEEWRGRITEYWFWDEGKDVLTKDEVLKSIRVGDTFDGDEIILLNNHYYILPRYSEMIYKAGNTLEETISWLCSSGILTEAFSERDFEPFDPQEHLN, encoded by the coding sequence ATGAATTTTGACAACTATAAAATAATCCCAAACTATAAGACGCATAAAACCGACTTGTTTACCGCTGATGAAGAAGATATTCTGGCCTGCGAAAAAACATTGAACGTTACTTTTGATGAAGATTATAAAGAATATGTTCTGACATACGGAAGCGGGATTTTGGGAGGTACTTACGTTAGAATGTTTCTTCCGGAAACGATTATTCTAACCCTTGAAGAATGGAGGGGCCGTATAACTGAATATTGGTTTTGGGATGAAGGAAAAGACGTTTTGACCAAAGATGAAGTCTTAAAATCAATTAGAGTAGGCGATACATTCGACGGAGACGAAATTATTCTCCTAAATAATCACTATTATATCCTGCCGAGATACAGCGAAATGATTTACAAAGCCGGAAATACATTAGAAGAAACTATTTCCTGGTTGTGTTCGTCTGGTATTTTAACAGAAGCCTTTTCAGAAAGAGACTTTGAGCCTTTTGATCCCCAAGAACACTTAAATTAA
- a CDS encoding aspartate-semialdehyde dehydrogenase, giving the protein MRIAVVGATGMVGEVMLKVLAERNFPVTELIPVASERSVGKEIEYKGTKYKVVGLQTAVDMKADIAVFSAGGDTSLEWAPKFAAAGTTVIDNSSAWRMDPTKKLVVPEINADVLTKEDKIIANPNCSTIQMVLALSPLHKKYNIKRIIVSTYQSITGTGVKAVKQLENEYAGVQGDMAYKYPIHRNAIPHCDSFEENGYTKEEMKLVRETQKILGDNTIRVTATAVRVPVVGGHSEAVNVEFTNDFDVSEVREILHNTDGVVVQDNLDTFTYPMPLYAEGKNDVFVGRIRRDESQPNTLNMWIVADNLRKGAATNTIQIAEYLIKAGLV; this is encoded by the coding sequence ATGAGAATTGCAGTTGTAGGTGCTACCGGAATGGTTGGCGAAGTAATGCTTAAAGTATTAGCAGAAAGAAATTTTCCTGTTACAGAATTAATTCCTGTTGCATCTGAAAGATCAGTAGGAAAAGAAATCGAATACAAAGGAACCAAATATAAAGTAGTAGGATTACAGACGGCTGTTGATATGAAAGCTGATATCGCGGTTTTTTCTGCCGGAGGCGATACTTCGTTAGAATGGGCTCCTAAATTTGCTGCTGCCGGAACAACTGTAATCGACAACTCATCTGCATGGAGAATGGACCCGACTAAAAAATTGGTAGTTCCAGAAATCAATGCCGACGTTTTAACTAAAGAAGATAAAATCATCGCAAACCCAAACTGTTCAACTATTCAAATGGTATTGGCATTATCTCCTTTGCATAAAAAATACAACATTAAAAGAATCATCGTTTCTACTTACCAATCGATCACCGGAACGGGTGTAAAAGCGGTAAAACAATTAGAGAATGAATATGCAGGTGTTCAGGGGGATATGGCTTACAAATACCCAATTCACCGTAATGCAATTCCACATTGTGACAGCTTTGAGGAAAACGGATACACAAAAGAAGAAATGAAACTGGTTCGTGAAACTCAAAAAATCCTTGGCGATAATACGATCAGAGTTACGGCTACTGCCGTTCGTGTACCGGTTGTTGGCGGACACAGTGAGGCTGTAAACGTTGAGTTTACAAACGATTTTGATGTAAGTGAAGTTCGTGAGATTCTGCACAATACAGATGGAGTAGTGGTACAGGATAACTTAGATACATTTACATACCCAATGCCATTATATGCAGAAGGTAAAAACGATGTTTTTGTTGGAAGAATCCGTCGCGATGAAAGCCAGCCAAACACATTAAACATGTGGATCGTTGCTGATAACTTAAGAAAAGGTGCTGCAACAAACACCATCCAAATCGCTGAATATTTAATTAAAGCAGGTTTGGTGTAA
- the mscL gene encoding large conductance mechanosensitive channel protein MscL — protein sequence MGFFSEFKAFAMKGNVVDLAVAVIIGAAFGKIVSSFIEDVITPLVLKPALDAAHLSRIEDLTAFGGVKYGMFLSAVINFIIVAFVLFVLIKGLNSLKKKEEPAPNQPAAPTQEELLTEIRDLLKNK from the coding sequence ATGGGATTTTTTTCAGAATTTAAGGCATTTGCAATGAAGGGCAATGTAGTTGACCTTGCTGTTGCAGTAATTATTGGAGCCGCTTTTGGTAAAATTGTAAGTTCATTTATTGAAGACGTAATTACACCGCTTGTTTTAAAACCGGCTTTAGATGCGGCTCATTTGTCAAGAATTGAAGATTTAACCGCTTTTGGCGGAGTTAAATACGGAATGTTTCTTTCGGCAGTAATTAATTTTATTATTGTGGCTTTTGTTTTGTTCGTGCTTATTAAAGGGTTAAACAGTCTTAAAAAGAAAGAAGAGCCTGCACCAAATCAGCCTGCAGCGCCAACTCAGGAAGAATTGTTAACTGAGATTAGAGATTTATTAAAAAATAAATAA